From Calothrix sp. PCC 6303, a single genomic window includes:
- a CDS encoding type II toxin-antitoxin system Phd/YefM family antitoxin, whose translation MLDRVNQGEEITILKDGEQIARLVPPLPTLPPRVPGTAIGMITIAPDFDEPLPDDILAAFEG comes from the coding sequence TTGCTAGATAGAGTTAATCAAGGTGAGGAGATTACCATTCTCAAAGATGGTGAGCAGATTGCTCGACTTGTTCCCCCATTGCCTACTTTACCACCCAGAGTTCCAGGTACCGCAATCGGAATGATTACCATCGCACCTGATTTTGATGAACCTTTACCAGATGATATCCTGGCAGCGTTTGAAGGATGA
- a CDS encoding type II toxin-antitoxin system VapC family toxin codes for MKALLDTHTFLWWVTNNLQLSSTVKSILSERNNRIFFSAASSWEIAIKAQLSKLELPSNPEVYIAEQLEINSFQVLPIELKYTLQTYYLPNHHKDPFDRILVAQSQVENLPLLTLDPKIAQYQVSIIW; via the coding sequence ATGAAAGCACTTTTGGATACCCACACATTCCTCTGGTGGGTAACGAATAACCTGCAACTATCATCAACTGTAAAATCTATTTTGAGCGAACGTAATAATCGGATTTTTTTTAGTGCTGCGAGTTCTTGGGAAATTGCAATAAAAGCTCAACTCTCAAAGCTAGAATTACCTAGTAATCCTGAAGTATATATTGCAGAACAACTAGAAATCAACTCATTTCAAGTTTTGCCGATTGAATTAAAATATACTTTGCAAACTTATTATTTGCCCAATCATCACAAAGATCCTTTTGATAGAATTTTAGTTGCTCAAAGTCAAGTAGAGAACCTTCCCCTACTAACCTTAGATCCAAAAATTGCTCAATATCAAGTTAGTATAATTTGGTAG
- a CDS encoding DUF3239 domain-containing protein — translation MREKYQESFTLDDTTYASNPGALQVNYLYWIRSFPQEPIKLIFPLILLAVMIFFINWAFGIGLFRVIRQGKSLDNLPFALLGIIIFDISFWYLISPLLNKLIFLIHRIREHFMYGCVNPGIVVSSKPLLLAVFTDLRKREVRYPAIRILSQPLKWTTKGTIPIGTKFATVALYEESKNPESEHWENFYPIVINCVTGNKRDINRVFRSIPEWEWQALKNGLTQIKDKQESGLYFLEYELNEHD, via the coding sequence ATGAGAGAAAAATATCAAGAATCTTTCACATTAGATGATACTACTTATGCTTCTAACCCTGGAGCTTTGCAAGTCAATTATTTATATTGGATTCGTTCTTTTCCCCAGGAACCAATAAAATTAATTTTTCCACTGATATTGCTAGCTGTGATGATTTTTTTCATCAACTGGGCTTTTGGAATTGGATTATTTAGAGTTATCCGTCAAGGTAAAAGTTTAGATAATTTACCTTTTGCATTACTAGGGATAATTATATTTGATATTTCTTTCTGGTACTTGATTTCTCCACTTTTAAATAAACTGATATTTCTAATACATCGCATACGAGAGCATTTTATGTATGGTTGTGTTAATCCGGGAATTGTTGTTTCATCAAAACCTCTTTTATTGGCAGTTTTTACGGATTTAAGAAAACGTGAAGTTAGATATCCCGCTATTAGAATATTATCTCAGCCATTAAAATGGACAACAAAGGGTACAATACCAATTGGGACAAAGTTTGCAACTGTTGCTCTGTATGAAGAAAGCAAAAATCCAGAAAGCGAGCATTGGGAAAATTTTTACCCAATAGTTATAAATTGCGTCACTGGTAATAAAAGAGATATTAATCGTGTTTTTCGTAGTATTCCAGAGTGGGAATGGCAAGCATTAAAGAATGGACTAACGCAAATAAAAGATAAGCAAGAATCAGGTTTATATTTTTTGGAGTATGAATTAAATGAACATGATTAA
- a CDS encoding extracellular solute-binding protein, whose product MDRRAFLFGTSTFATTQLLIGCGAKNKSKFSVNLLKKSLPSLVIDQYQKQLGKQKVDLKIYLQPQLQDIFQQLEAWGTAKKDPKQQNWLRWVPGMGNSETKVPGDLVTLGDSYLQDAIARRLIRPLDVGKLPQWSSLPSRWQELVTRDDRGFPSSQGKVWAAPYRWGSTMMIYRRDKFADLGLKAPQDWSDLWRDDLRNRVSLLDHPREIIGLTLKKLGKSYNTQDLSTVPQLEAELQSLNKNVKFYDSSKYLEPLLLGDTLISTGWSHDILPVMTRYPQLSAIVPESGTAIWADMWVNPINSQNQVDLLSQWINFYWQPDIANKVSVLTKTNSPIPTTITTEDIQPQLQKLLISNQALLEKSEFIFPLAAEVEKQYQDLFNKIKLQ is encoded by the coding sequence ATGGATCGAAGAGCCTTTTTATTTGGTACAAGTACTTTTGCTACTACGCAATTACTAATTGGGTGTGGTGCTAAAAATAAAAGTAAATTTAGTGTTAACTTATTAAAAAAATCCCTCCCTTCCCTAGTAATTGATCAATATCAAAAACAATTAGGAAAACAGAAGGTAGATTTAAAAATTTATCTCCAACCGCAACTCCAGGATATATTCCAGCAGTTAGAAGCTTGGGGAACTGCCAAAAAAGATCCAAAACAGCAAAACTGGTTGAGGTGGGTTCCTGGGATGGGAAACTCTGAAACCAAGGTTCCAGGAGATTTAGTAACGCTAGGTGACTCTTATCTCCAAGATGCGATCGCACGTCGGCTAATTCGCCCTTTAGATGTGGGAAAATTACCTCAGTGGTCAAGTCTACCATCACGATGGCAAGAACTTGTCACCCGTGATGATCGTGGTTTTCCCAGTTCTCAGGGAAAGGTTTGGGCTGCACCTTACCGCTGGGGTAGTACGATGATGATCTATCGTCGTGATAAGTTTGCTGATTTGGGGTTGAAGGCACCCCAAGATTGGAGTGATTTATGGAGGGATGATTTACGCAATCGGGTTTCGCTTCTAGATCATCCCCGTGAGATAATCGGTTTAACCCTCAAAAAGCTGGGTAAATCTTACAATACCCAGGATTTATCTACGGTTCCTCAATTAGAAGCTGAATTACAGTCTTTAAATAAGAATGTCAAGTTTTACGATTCCAGTAAATACCTGGAACCTTTACTTCTGGGAGATACTTTAATATCTACTGGTTGGTCGCATGATATTTTACCAGTAATGACTCGTTATCCTCAGCTTTCAGCCATCGTACCCGAATCAGGTACCGCAATTTGGGCAGATATGTGGGTAAATCCCATCAATAGTCAAAATCAGGTAGATTTATTATCACAATGGATTAATTTCTATTGGCAACCAGATATAGCGAATAAAGTGTCTGTTTTGACTAAAACTAATTCTCCAATTCCCACAACTATCACAACTGAGGATATTCAACCCCAACTACAGAAACTCTTGATTAGTAATCAAGCATTGCTGGAAAAAAGTGAATTTATTTTTCCTTTAGCAGCAGAGGTAGAGAAGCAGTACCAAGATTTGTTCAACAAAATTAAATTGCAGTAG
- a CDS encoding DUF2470 domain-containing protein yields the protein MSEEFSPEISSRICSHMNKDHGDAIALYAEAYGGVTATVAQMDSIDAEGMNLTAQVNGEATPVRIQFDHVLANAEDAHHTLVAMLKQARVTK from the coding sequence ATGTCTGAAGAATTTTCTCCGGAAATTAGCTCTCGTATTTGCAGCCACATGAATAAAGATCATGGTGATGCGATCGCACTGTATGCTGAAGCCTATGGTGGTGTAACTGCGACTGTGGCTCAAATGGACTCTATTGACGCGGAAGGGATGAATCTCACTGCACAAGTTAATGGGGAAGCAACACCAGTGAGAATCCAATTTGACCATGTTTTGGCTAATGCTGAGGATGCTCATCATACATTAGTGGCGATGCTAAAACAAGCAAGGGTGACTAAATAG
- a CDS encoding metallophosphoesterase family protein, producing MREIPKRRIIIGDIHGHYEGLMTLLDAIAPASDDEVYFLGDLIDRGPQSSQVVEFVKSSNYNCLLGNHEQMLVNVLTNENISPAIAQAWLYSGGKATIASYEESKIYPEHIEWFMSLPTYLDLGDIWLAHAGVDPKLSPLEQTTEELCWIREEFHTITKPYFPNKLIIIGHTITFTLPGVNPGQLAKGCGWLGIDTGAYHPRSGWLTGLDTTNDIVYQVNVLQHQTRTLTLESASADVKW from the coding sequence ATGAGGGAAATTCCCAAGCGTCGAATTATTATCGGAGATATACACGGTCATTATGAAGGATTAATGACCCTGCTGGATGCGATCGCGCCTGCATCGGATGACGAAGTTTATTTTTTAGGTGATTTAATTGATCGTGGTCCCCAAAGTTCACAAGTAGTGGAATTTGTCAAGTCCAGCAACTACAATTGTTTGCTGGGAAATCATGAACAAATGTTGGTAAATGTTCTCACAAATGAAAACATATCCCCAGCAATAGCACAAGCATGGCTCTATAGTGGTGGCAAAGCAACAATTGCCAGCTACGAGGAATCGAAGATTTACCCAGAACACATAGAGTGGTTCATGAGTTTGCCAACATATTTAGATTTGGGAGATATTTGGTTAGCACATGCGGGGGTAGACCCCAAATTATCCCCATTAGAACAAACAACAGAAGAACTATGCTGGATCAGAGAAGAATTTCACACCATCACTAAACCCTATTTTCCCAACAAACTAATTATTATTGGTCACACTATCACCTTTACCTTACCTGGTGTGAATCCTGGACAATTAGCAAAAGGATGTGGTTGGCTAGGAATAGATACTGGTGCTTACCATCCCCGTAGTGGTTGGTTAACTGGTTTGGATACCACCAACGATATTGTTTATCAAGTTAATGTTTTACAGCATCAAACTCGCACCCTCACATTAGAGAGTGCCTCAGCTGATGTTAAATGGTAG
- a CDS encoding M48 family metallopeptidase — translation MNLKCFSVNYFFSRRRWLYPLISAMVTLSLCLGTYLPSQAVDWLPLILRGVQVVQLSSMSERQEVELGKQMNQEIVGGVKIYRNSQVNSYIQQLGQRLAANSDRPNLPYTFQVVDDDTVNAFATLGGFVYMHTGLLKTAANEAELASVIAHEIGHIGGKHLMKQMRQQAVASGIATATGLDRNQAISLGVNLALNLPRSRKDEFDADSRGLRSLSRSGYAQSAMVSFMQKLLNNKRSTPTFLSTHPATGDRITALKKGISIQPTTSTAGLDTNAYKNNIRPLVVS, via the coding sequence ATGAATTTAAAGTGTTTTTCTGTGAATTATTTTTTTTCTCGTCGTCGTTGGCTATATCCGCTGATTTCGGCAATGGTGACTCTTTCTTTGTGTTTGGGTACCTATTTACCATCCCAAGCAGTTGATTGGTTGCCTTTAATTTTGCGAGGTGTTCAAGTTGTTCAGCTTTCTAGTATGTCAGAACGTCAGGAAGTTGAACTAGGAAAGCAGATGAATCAAGAGATAGTTGGGGGAGTGAAGATTTACCGCAACTCTCAAGTAAATAGTTATATTCAGCAGTTGGGACAGCGGTTAGCGGCTAACAGCGATCGCCCAAATCTACCATACACTTTTCAGGTGGTTGATGATGATACTGTGAATGCTTTTGCGACTCTGGGTGGTTTTGTCTATATGCATACTGGTTTATTGAAAACTGCTGCGAATGAAGCTGAACTTGCTAGTGTGATTGCCCATGAAATCGGTCATATTGGCGGAAAGCATTTAATGAAGCAGATGCGACAACAAGCTGTTGCATCTGGTATTGCTACAGCTACAGGATTAGATCGCAATCAAGCTATATCTCTAGGTGTAAATTTGGCGTTGAATTTACCTCGCAGTCGCAAGGATGAGTTTGATGCTGATAGTCGTGGTTTGAGATCTCTTTCTCGTTCTGGGTATGCTCAATCTGCGATGGTTTCGTTTATGCAGAAACTACTGAATAATAAACGCTCCACTCCAACGTTTTTAAGCACTCATCCAGCAACAGGCGATCGCATTACTGCTTTAAAGAAGGGTATTAGTATTCAGCCAACAACAAGTACCGCAGGTTTAGATACTAATGCGTACAAAAATAATATTCGACCTTTAGTAGTAAGTTAG
- a CDS encoding DUF4330 domain-containing protein — protein sequence MAILDSKGRLFGKFNILDAGAIFVILLVVLGIFFFPSGTGSLAQINTKPVPIEVDLVVRGLNVRDIQQLAKYGLKEGGKTKVIIRQQPYGGDITIKSVQELPRTLTIPQPDGSVKELPDPRKNNFSTDMLLTLQGQAQLAETGPVLGTNKVKIGMTFELEGYNYNFNASVIDVRI from the coding sequence ATGGCTATTTTAGATTCAAAAGGTCGGTTATTTGGTAAATTCAACATCCTTGATGCTGGAGCTATTTTTGTAATTTTATTAGTAGTTCTGGGTATATTTTTCTTCCCCAGTGGAACTGGTTCCCTCGCTCAAATTAACACTAAACCTGTACCCATCGAAGTGGATCTAGTGGTGCGCGGTTTGAATGTGCGCGATATCCAACAATTGGCTAAGTATGGACTCAAAGAAGGTGGCAAAACCAAAGTTATTATCCGTCAGCAACCCTATGGTGGGGATATTACAATCAAATCAGTTCAAGAACTACCTCGGACTCTCACAATACCCCAACCTGATGGTTCAGTCAAAGAGTTACCTGATCCTCGGAAAAACAACTTTAGTACTGATATGCTGCTAACTTTGCAAGGACAAGCGCAACTGGCTGAAACTGGTCCAGTGTTAGGCACTAATAAAGTCAAAATCGGTATGACTTTTGAATTAGAAGGCTATAACTATAACTTTAATGCTTCCGTCATTGATGTGCGAATTTGA
- a CDS encoding glutathione peroxidase — protein sequence MLPNREGQRVPNVTFRTRRDSEWVNITTDDLFKGKTVVVFSLPGAFTPTCSSTHLPGYNQLAKAFHSNGVDSIVCMSVNDTFVMNEWAKDQESDNVILIPDGNGEFTEGMGLLVDKTDLGFGKRSWRYSMLVKDGIIEKMFIEPEEPGDPFKVSDADTMLKYINPNAKQPILVTLFTKVGCPFCARAKALLKEKGIDYEEIILGKDISTRSLKAVTAATTVPQVFIDGKLIGGSDDLAAYFRA from the coding sequence ATGTTACCCAACCGCGAAGGACAACGAGTTCCTAATGTAACATTTCGCACCCGTCGTGACAGTGAATGGGTGAACATCACAACGGATGATTTATTTAAAGGTAAGACAGTGGTTGTCTTCTCCCTACCCGGTGCTTTCACTCCTACTTGCTCTTCAACTCATTTACCCGGCTACAACCAGTTAGCAAAAGCATTTCACAGTAATGGTGTTGACAGCATTGTTTGTATGTCTGTGAATGACACTTTTGTTATGAACGAGTGGGCAAAAGATCAAGAATCTGACAATGTGATACTAATACCCGATGGCAACGGTGAATTCACTGAAGGCATGGGTCTTTTGGTAGATAAAACAGACCTAGGATTTGGTAAGCGTTCTTGGCGCTACTCAATGCTGGTGAAGGACGGTATCATCGAGAAGATGTTCATCGAACCAGAAGAACCAGGTGATCCTTTCAAGGTGTCAGATGCAGACACAATGCTCAAATACATCAACCCCAACGCAAAACAACCTATTTTAGTCACCTTGTTCACTAAAGTTGGCTGTCCTTTCTGTGCCCGTGCTAAAGCATTGTTAAAAGAGAAAGGTATTGATTATGAAGAGATTATCTTGGGCAAGGATATTAGCACCCGTTCCTTAAAAGCTGTTACAGCTGCCACAACAGTTCCTCAGGTATTCATCGACGGAAAATTGATTGGTGGTTCCGATGACTTAGCTGCTTACTTTCGAGCTTAG
- a CDS encoding photosystem II manganese-stabilizing polypeptide produces MRYRALIIAFVAVCLGLLTACNDAPSSSSTTALTYEQIRGTGLANKCPQLSETSRGSIPIDSSKSYSIKELCLEPTNYFIKEEPTNKRLKAEFIPGKVLTRKTSSLDQIQGDLNVNSDGSLTFEEKDGFDFQATTVKLPGGESIPFLFTVKGLVAQTQSGLTSINTSTDFKGGFRVPSYRGATFLDPKGRGVASGYDNAVALPARSDAEELTRENVKRAQVLEGEISLSVAKIDSVSGEIAGTFESNQPSDTDLGSGDPKEVKIRGVFYARVEPRA; encoded by the coding sequence ATGAGGTATCGCGCTTTAATTATTGCATTTGTCGCTGTGTGCTTGGGATTATTAACCGCTTGCAATGATGCTCCATCATCAAGTAGTACCACTGCATTGACTTATGAACAGATTCGGGGTACAGGTTTGGCTAACAAATGCCCTCAACTTTCAGAAACCAGTCGGGGTTCTATTCCCATCGACTCTAGCAAGTCTTACTCCATTAAAGAACTCTGCTTAGAGCCAACAAACTACTTTATCAAGGAAGAGCCAACAAATAAACGTCTCAAAGCCGAATTTATCCCCGGAAAGGTTTTGACTCGTAAAACTTCATCGTTAGATCAAATCCAAGGTGATTTGAATGTTAACTCTGATGGTAGTCTCACCTTTGAAGAAAAAGACGGCTTTGACTTCCAAGCTACCACCGTTAAACTTCCCGGTGGCGAAAGTATTCCTTTCTTATTTACTGTTAAAGGTTTAGTTGCTCAAACACAATCTGGATTAACCAGCATCAACACCTCAACTGATTTTAAAGGTGGTTTTCGAGTTCCTTCCTATCGTGGTGCAACCTTCCTTGATCCTAAAGGTCGTGGTGTAGCTAGCGGTTATGATAATGCTGTGGCACTTCCTGCTCGCTCTGATGCTGAAGAACTTACCCGCGAAAATGTTAAACGCGCTCAAGTTCTAGAAGGTGAAATTTCTCTTTCAGTGGCTAAAATCGACAGCGTATCTGGTGAAATCGCAGGTACCTTTGAAAGTAACCAGCCTTCTGATACAGATTTAGGTTCTGGTGATCCCAAAGAAGTGAAGATTCGTGGTGTATTCTACGCTAGAGTTGAACCTCGTGCTTAA
- a CDS encoding RNA polymerase sigma factor SigF: MLTTATSELKQEIWQLLREYQKDHSAEVRNQLVKLNFGLVRKEAHYWINQCQESYEDLLQVGCLGLIRAIERFDIAKGHAFSSFAMPYIRGEIQHYLRDKGVTVRIPRRWLALQQQAIGVSRTLREKYNRQPSDNELAEALEVSVEEWQEIKLAWINRAPLSLDTPVQDHDEGSASLGELVPDHNYRSFQLAQEDQIRLQQALLQLEKRTRDVLEFVFLHDLTQKQVAERLGISVVTVSRQVKKGLDSMKKLMCTTED; the protein is encoded by the coding sequence ATGCTTACCACAGCTACCAGCGAATTAAAGCAAGAGATTTGGCAGTTATTGCGAGAGTATCAAAAAGATCACTCAGCAGAAGTTCGCAATCAGCTTGTGAAGTTGAATTTCGGCTTGGTGAGAAAAGAAGCTCACTACTGGATTAATCAATGCCAAGAAAGCTATGAGGATTTACTGCAAGTTGGTTGTTTAGGTCTAATTAGAGCAATCGAAAGATTCGATATTGCCAAAGGTCACGCTTTTAGTTCCTTTGCAATGCCTTATATCCGAGGAGAAATCCAACACTATTTGCGTGATAAAGGTGTGACTGTGAGAATTCCTCGACGTTGGTTAGCTTTGCAACAACAAGCAATTGGTGTTTCCCGCACTCTGCGGGAGAAGTATAATCGTCAACCTAGCGACAATGAGCTAGCGGAGGCTTTGGAAGTATCTGTAGAAGAATGGCAGGAAATTAAGTTAGCGTGGATTAATCGGGCACCACTGAGTTTGGATACACCCGTACAGGATCATGACGAAGGTTCTGCTAGCTTAGGTGAATTGGTTCCTGACCATAATTATCGCAGTTTTCAACTGGCACAAGAAGATCAAATTCGTCTCCAGCAAGCGTTACTTCAGTTGGAAAAACGTACTCGTGATGTTTTGGAGTTTGTTTTTTTACACGATCTTACCCAAAAGCAGGTAGCAGAACGCTTAGGTATTAGTGTGGTGACTGTTTCTCGCCAGGTAAAGAAAGGGCTGGATTCGATGAAGAAGCTCATGTGTACAACTGAAGATTAA